Proteins found in one Halobaculum sp. MBLA0147 genomic segment:
- a CDS encoding ATP-binding cassette domain-containing protein — protein sequence MAAISLSGVTKRYGDVTAVRELDLTVESGEIYGFLGPNGAGKSTTINMLLDFVRPTQGTVEVLSHDAQREPTRVRERIGVLPEGYDVYDRLTGRKHVEFAIESKDVDADPDALLRRVGLDGDGDRKAGDYSKGMRQRLVLAMSLVGDPELLILDEPSTGLDPEGAKEMREIVREEAERGTTVFFSSHVLGQVETVCDRVGIMRDGQLVAEDSIEGLREAVGEGERLVVTVESATSEQVAAVEALDGVSAAETDGGTVTVSCDPDVKTTVVSTLEDEGITVTDFTTEESSLEDLFLHYASGGDAAETAGTSPSGTDGSEEVTAE from the coding sequence ATGGCTGCGATATCGCTGTCCGGCGTCACCAAGCGGTACGGCGACGTGACCGCCGTCCGCGAGTTGGACCTCACGGTCGAGTCCGGGGAGATCTACGGATTCCTCGGACCCAACGGGGCCGGCAAGTCGACGACGATCAACATGCTGTTGGACTTCGTCCGCCCGACGCAGGGGACGGTCGAGGTGCTCTCACACGACGCCCAACGGGAGCCGACGCGAGTCCGCGAACGGATCGGCGTGCTCCCGGAGGGGTACGACGTGTACGACCGCCTCACCGGACGGAAACACGTCGAGTTCGCCATCGAGTCGAAAGACGTCGACGCCGATCCGGACGCGCTCCTCCGGCGGGTCGGCCTCGACGGCGACGGCGACCGGAAGGCCGGCGACTACTCGAAGGGGATGCGCCAACGACTCGTCCTCGCGATGTCGTTGGTCGGTGACCCGGAGCTGTTGATCCTCGACGAGCCGTCGACGGGGCTCGACCCGGAGGGAGCAAAGGAGATGCGGGAGATCGTCCGCGAGGAGGCGGAGCGTGGCACGACGGTGTTCTTCTCCTCGCACGTGCTCGGCCAGGTCGAGACCGTCTGTGACCGCGTCGGGATCATGCGCGACGGGCAGTTGGTCGCCGAAGACAGCATCGAGGGGCTGCGCGAGGCCGTCGGCGAGGGCGAACGCCTCGTCGTCACCGTCGAGTCCGCGACGAGCGAGCAGGTCGCGGCCGTCGAGGCACTCGACGGCGTCTCGGCCGCCGAGACGGACGGCGGGACGGTGACGGTGTCGTGCGACCCGGACGTGAAGACGACCGTCGTCTCCACGCTCGAAGACGAGGGGATCACGGTGACGGACTTCACGACCGAGGAGTCCTCGCTGGAGGACCTGTTCCTCCACTACGCGAGCGGCGGCGACGCCGCCGAGACGGCCGGGACGAGTCCGAGCGGCACCGACGGCTCCGAGGAGGTGACGGCAGAGTGA
- a CDS encoding Hvo_1808 family surface protein — MRALVPVVVVLVAVATVPGVATAASGGVSVASSGSDTVDRLDGERVATESGGAATFEATAAPQRPDPENDTIGWEAGYWYDDPLPTVDASDGFNQTELDKVVARAMARVERVRKLEFERTVPVELLGRDTYRERYASGPDENTSEAFRQFDNAKFEALFLINESTDSLETQSTNRGASVGGFYSPSQDRIVVVSENTTQPKLSEVTLSQELFHALQDQQFDLSALNYSTREKHNAADGIVEGDGNLVDRLYQRRCEAEWDCFEDTSNGSGSSGGGLANIGVYFVKFQPYSDGPTFVSQLKREGGWAAVNAAYENPPASTSAVISPEEYGEEEPKTVRLADRTGDDWQRVRPPGRVDYAEVGQAGIASMFAYPLYAAESGEQPPRIVGPREWLNYTASGELSDTDPLNYGFAAAEGWAGDRMHVYRDADNETGYVWRIAWESPEEAAEFRDAYATLVEFWGGEAVGESTYRISEGGFADAIHVAVSGDTVTITNAPTVSELSAVRSGVSVSTDGTDGESTATPDDGGEGADDTDGTDGTDGESTATPAEGADGSAGDDPATTAPVPGFGASVAVLALAAALVGLLVRRRR, encoded by the coding sequence ATGCGCGCACTGGTTCCGGTGGTGGTTGTGTTGGTCGCCGTCGCGACCGTCCCCGGGGTGGCGACGGCCGCGTCCGGCGGTGTGTCGGTCGCCTCGTCCGGTAGCGACACGGTGGACCGTCTCGACGGCGAGCGTGTCGCGACGGAGTCGGGCGGGGCGGCGACGTTCGAGGCGACGGCCGCGCCGCAGCGACCGGACCCGGAGAACGACACGATCGGCTGGGAGGCGGGCTACTGGTACGACGACCCGCTCCCGACCGTCGACGCGTCGGACGGGTTCAACCAGACGGAACTGGACAAGGTCGTGGCGCGGGCGATGGCACGGGTCGAACGCGTCCGGAAGTTGGAGTTCGAGCGCACCGTCCCCGTCGAGTTGCTCGGCCGGGACACCTACAGAGAGCGCTACGCGTCGGGCCCCGACGAGAACACCTCGGAGGCGTTCCGGCAGTTCGACAACGCGAAGTTCGAGGCGCTGTTCCTCATCAACGAGTCGACCGACTCACTGGAGACCCAGAGCACGAACCGCGGTGCCAGCGTCGGTGGGTTCTACAGTCCGAGTCAAGACCGGATCGTGGTCGTCAGCGAGAACACCACGCAGCCGAAACTCAGCGAGGTGACGCTGTCACAGGAGCTGTTCCACGCGCTCCAAGACCAGCAGTTCGACCTCTCGGCGTTGAACTACTCGACGCGCGAGAAACACAACGCCGCCGACGGGATCGTCGAGGGGGACGGCAACCTCGTCGACCGGCTGTACCAGCGGCGGTGTGAGGCCGAGTGGGACTGCTTCGAGGACACGAGCAACGGGTCGGGCTCCTCCGGCGGCGGGCTGGCGAACATCGGGGTCTACTTCGTGAAGTTCCAGCCGTACAGCGACGGGCCGACGTTCGTCTCGCAACTCAAGCGGGAGGGTGGCTGGGCGGCGGTCAACGCGGCCTACGAGAACCCGCCCGCGAGTACCTCGGCGGTGATCTCCCCAGAGGAGTACGGCGAGGAGGAGCCGAAGACGGTGCGACTCGCCGACCGGACGGGTGACGACTGGCAGCGCGTCCGCCCACCGGGTCGTGTCGACTACGCGGAGGTCGGGCAGGCTGGGATCGCGTCGATGTTCGCGTACCCGCTGTACGCGGCCGAGAGCGGAGAGCAGCCCCCACGGATCGTCGGCCCGCGCGAGTGGCTCAACTACACTGCGTCCGGCGAACTGTCAGACACCGACCCGCTGAACTACGGCTTCGCCGCCGCGGAAGGCTGGGCGGGCGACCGGATGCACGTGTACCGCGACGCGGACAACGAGACGGGCTACGTCTGGCGGATCGCGTGGGAGTCGCCAGAGGAGGCCGCGGAGTTCCGCGACGCGTACGCGACACTCGTCGAGTTCTGGGGTGGCGAGGCGGTCGGCGAGTCCACCTACCGGATCTCCGAGGGTGGGTTCGCGGACGCGATCCACGTCGCCGTCTCCGGCGACACGGTGACGATCACGAACGCCCCGACGGTGTCGGAACTGTCGGCCGTCCGGAGTGGCGTCTCCGTCTCGACGGACGGCACGGACGGCGAGTCGACGGCGACGCCGGACGACGGCGGTGAGGGAGCGGACGACACCGACGGCACCGACGGCACGGACGGCGAGTCGACGGCGACGCCGGCCGAGGGTGCGGACGGATCGGCGGGTGACGACCCGGCGACCACCGCACCCGTGCCCGGGTTCGGCGCGAGTGTCGCCGTGCTGGCGCTCGCGGCCGCGCTCGTCGGCCTGCTCGTACGGCGACGGCGCTGA
- a CDS encoding TrmB family transcriptional regulator — protein sequence MTADDETAVEGLTTLGLSTYEAKVFVGLHRLGTGSAGEVAEVTDVPRSQVYGAAEGLEELGLIDIQEGTPTEYRPISVSEARYVLFDRMKRAGDTAFDHVEAVAGSHADEGDTGESVWRTDGSDSIAQRAAATVAAADEHVTYLPADASRLEPSVVEALSDAVDRGVTVELASADEAVRSAAREAGITVSPVDETASPDLSSGRVLVVDGDTVLLSVLPTDRMPDVSTETGFWSEDTAFARILVTLLREWLDEHVAVDVSTADDTHAADDAADTPVDGTSGVAADSTSDADSDDTPVDETSADDAPVDS from the coding sequence GTGACGGCGGACGACGAGACGGCCGTCGAGGGGCTGACGACGCTGGGACTCTCGACGTACGAGGCGAAGGTGTTCGTCGGGCTCCACCGGCTCGGCACCGGTAGCGCCGGCGAGGTCGCCGAGGTGACGGACGTGCCCCGCTCGCAGGTGTACGGCGCGGCCGAGGGGCTCGAAGAGTTGGGGCTGATCGACATCCAGGAGGGGACGCCCACCGAGTACCGCCCGATCTCCGTCTCGGAGGCGCGGTACGTCCTCTTCGACCGCATGAAGCGCGCGGGTGACACTGCGTTCGACCACGTCGAGGCGGTCGCCGGCTCGCACGCCGACGAGGGGGACACGGGTGAGTCCGTCTGGCGGACGGACGGCAGCGACAGCATCGCCCAGCGCGCGGCCGCCACGGTCGCGGCCGCCGACGAGCACGTGACGTACCTCCCCGCAGACGCGAGCCGACTGGAGCCGTCCGTCGTGGAGGCGCTGTCGGACGCGGTCGACCGCGGCGTGACGGTCGAACTCGCGAGCGCGGACGAGGCGGTTCGGAGTGCGGCTCGCGAGGCCGGGATCACGGTGTCGCCGGTCGACGAGACGGCGTCGCCGGACCTGAGCAGCGGTCGGGTGCTCGTCGTGGACGGTGACACGGTGTTGTTGTCCGTGCTGCCGACCGACCGGATGCCGGACGTGTCGACGGAGACCGGCTTCTGGAGCGAGGACACCGCCTTCGCACGGATCCTCGTCACGCTGCTGCGGGAGTGGCTCGACGAACACGTCGCCGTCGACGTATCCACGGCCGACGACACACACGCTGCCGACGACGCCGCCGACACACCTGTCGACGGGACATCCGGCGTCGCCGCCGACAGCACGTCCGACGCTGACAGCGACGACACACCTGTCGACGAGACATCCGCAGACGACGCACCCGTCGACAGCTGA
- a CDS encoding MMPL family transporter encodes MSTFDRIVGQVTAHSKLAIVVMLVVTAGLAVGASEVESSSSLDQFQTDSTEADKLDYIDANFSTGDANTTTAQVIVRDEGGNVLDKETLLDTLEYQQAIRTDDRTADSLSGDTPTVGVANVIAVADRRQAEGRDVRRVATRLRTLNESVQQRRAALEANRTALRERQARLEANQSALQNRSARLNETAGQLRAGLTELRQNPRQNVTRTFAAVRANSSVALNETDLGIFRQAARSLRTARNQSQAERAYTLGTQGVLRDDYAEVRERGARLRERGEQLQADAEALEERGEQLQADAERLRELADELEAERAELENASDLTLDEQIAQLREMNESEVDETVELVLGENASASGGGAFGFMPTSYEPGSTEAEATMLLVTQNSDTESASPGAASGSLEDAQSAMQEIASERDDGVEYLIFGSGIISEEITASQTDSVQIVGPLAALFVLLALIVAYRDVVDILLGLGGIAAVLAWTFGFMGWLGIDFNQIFVAVPVLLIGLSIDYAIHIFMRHREERTAAADDVGTRRSMTVALGGVGIALVWVTATTVIGFLSNLTSPVPPIRDFGVVSSFGITAAFLIFGVLIPALKVEIDELLERVGVDRRKRAFGTGGGAFSSVLSVGSIAARRAPRVVIALALIVTVVAGVGGTQVDTSFSQEDFLAEQPPEWMDELPEEIRPGNYTAKANLQYVNDNFVREDSQAQVLVEAGDGSVTDPETLDRLADAEDAATDRVGDDGVVQALSNGEADIQSPLETMQSVAADNETFRTTFEAADTDDDGVPEENVTAVYDTLYEVAPDRAAGVIYRTDDGAYEALRLVVSIQGGSAGADVTDQMREIADVADDGDGGVVVTATGNSILNKIVQDQLLETVVESLVITLVAVFLFLMATYRVTEGSASLGAVTLLPVVFSVAWILGTMFVADIPFNVLTGTITSLTVGLGVAYSIHLSERYNQELERTGDVFDAMDRTVTGTGGALLGSAATTAGGFGVLVFAILPPLQQFGTITAMTIVYAFLASVLILPSMLVVWTSYVGPDWAAAQIRGEEPDDGPGTVPTGAAVAEAAETAGTDGRERTSGPAEQSDGTLGGGTAEDGATADAGATADGRTAAVSETPADTAVSEAPADGTVAEASTDAAAAEPTTDATEAADARPVAGEWDDAEFVPAAVVAGEPHARREVATTHVAPGSSVTATITVSEGDGRFLLRERCAGPTLSVVEATPEPVDVFERDSELGVAWETSGEATLRYEIHVPEDAADGTAYSLDGTLSTDTEDRTVVGEDTVQVVANLFERIVSAGTVSDADLRLARERYEDDSLSEAQFDRVYRAWLRDGGSDTPELAEGPTSDDTSETDTSGGAG; translated from the coding sequence CGTCGTGACGGCGGGACTCGCCGTCGGTGCGAGCGAGGTGGAGTCGTCGTCGTCGCTCGACCAGTTCCAGACGGACTCGACCGAGGCGGACAAACTCGACTACATCGACGCCAACTTCTCCACGGGCGACGCGAACACCACGACCGCACAGGTGATCGTCCGCGACGAGGGCGGTAACGTCCTCGACAAGGAGACGTTACTGGACACGCTGGAGTACCAGCAGGCCATTCGGACCGACGACCGGACGGCGGACTCGCTGTCCGGCGACACGCCGACCGTCGGGGTCGCCAACGTGATCGCCGTCGCCGATCGGCGGCAGGCGGAGGGACGGGACGTGCGGCGGGTCGCGACGCGACTCCGCACACTCAACGAGAGCGTCCAGCAGCGACGGGCCGCACTGGAGGCCAACCGGACGGCGCTGCGCGAACGGCAGGCGCGACTGGAGGCGAACCAGAGTGCACTCCAGAACCGCAGCGCCCGGTTGAACGAGACGGCCGGCCAGTTGCGCGCCGGACTGACGGAGCTCCGACAGAATCCCCGGCAGAACGTCACGCGGACGTTCGCGGCCGTGCGGGCGAACAGTTCCGTCGCGCTCAACGAGACCGATCTGGGGATCTTCCGGCAGGCCGCCCGGAGTCTCCGGACGGCACGGAACCAGAGCCAGGCCGAGCGTGCCTACACCCTCGGGACCCAGGGTGTGCTCCGTGACGACTACGCCGAGGTGCGCGAGCGCGGGGCACGGCTGCGTGAACGCGGCGAGCAGTTGCAGGCGGACGCCGAGGCGCTCGAGGAACGCGGCGAGCAGTTGCAGGCGGACGCGGAGCGACTCCGCGAGCTGGCCGACGAGTTGGAGGCGGAACGGGCGGAGTTGGAGAACGCGAGCGACCTGACGCTCGACGAGCAGATCGCGCAACTCCGCGAGATGAACGAGTCGGAGGTCGACGAGACCGTCGAACTCGTGCTGGGCGAGAACGCCAGCGCGAGCGGCGGCGGCGCGTTCGGCTTCATGCCGACGAGCTACGAACCGGGTTCGACGGAGGCCGAGGCGACCATGCTCCTCGTCACGCAGAACTCCGACACGGAGTCGGCCTCGCCGGGTGCAGCCTCCGGTTCGCTGGAGGACGCCCAGTCCGCGATGCAGGAGATCGCGAGCGAGCGGGACGACGGCGTGGAGTACCTGATCTTCGGCTCCGGGATCATCAGCGAGGAGATCACCGCCTCCCAGACGGACAGCGTCCAGATCGTCGGACCGCTGGCGGCGTTGTTCGTCCTCCTGGCGCTGATCGTCGCCTACCGCGACGTGGTGGACATCCTGCTCGGCCTCGGCGGGATCGCGGCGGTGCTGGCGTGGACCTTCGGGTTCATGGGGTGGCTCGGCATCGACTTCAACCAGATCTTCGTCGCGGTGCCGGTGTTGCTGATCGGGCTGTCCATCGACTACGCGATCCACATCTTCATGCGCCACCGCGAGGAGCGCACCGCGGCGGCCGACGACGTGGGGACGCGCCGGTCGATGACCGTCGCGCTCGGCGGGGTCGGCATCGCGCTCGTGTGGGTGACGGCGACGACCGTGATCGGGTTCCTCTCGAACCTGACGAGTCCGGTGCCGCCGATCCGGGACTTCGGCGTCGTCTCCTCGTTCGGGATCACGGCCGCGTTCCTGATCTTCGGCGTGTTGATCCCGGCGCTGAAAGTCGAGATCGACGAACTGCTCGAACGCGTCGGGGTGGACCGCCGCAAGCGGGCGTTCGGCACCGGCGGCGGCGCGTTCTCGTCGGTGTTGTCCGTCGGGTCGATCGCCGCACGGCGGGCGCCGCGCGTCGTGATCGCGCTGGCGCTGATCGTGACGGTCGTCGCCGGCGTCGGCGGCACACAGGTGGACACCTCCTTCAGTCAGGAGGACTTCCTCGCCGAGCAGCCGCCGGAGTGGATGGACGAGCTCCCGGAGGAGATCAGGCCGGGTAACTACACCGCGAAGGCGAACCTCCAGTACGTCAACGACAACTTCGTCCGCGAGGACTCGCAGGCGCAGGTGTTGGTCGAGGCGGGTGACGGCAGCGTCACCGACCCCGAGACACTCGACAGGCTGGCGGACGCCGAAGACGCCGCCACGGACAGAGTGGGTGACGACGGCGTCGTGCAGGCGCTGTCGAACGGGGAGGCGGACATCCAGTCGCCGCTGGAGACGATGCAGTCCGTGGCGGCGGACAACGAGACGTTCCGGACGACGTTCGAGGCCGCCGACACCGACGACGACGGCGTCCCCGAGGAGAACGTCACCGCGGTGTACGACACGCTGTACGAGGTCGCGCCGGACCGCGCCGCGGGCGTGATCTACCGCACCGACGACGGCGCGTACGAGGCGCTGCGACTCGTCGTCTCGATCCAGGGTGGCTCCGCCGGCGCGGACGTGACCGACCAGATGCGAGAGATCGCGGACGTGGCCGACGACGGGGACGGCGGCGTCGTGGTGACGGCGACCGGCAACTCCATCCTCAACAAGATCGTCCAGGACCAACTGCTGGAGACGGTCGTCGAGAGCCTGGTGATCACACTCGTCGCCGTCTTCCTGTTCCTGATGGCGACGTACCGCGTGACGGAGGGGTCGGCGTCGCTGGGCGCGGTGACGCTGTTGCCCGTCGTCTTCTCCGTCGCGTGGATCCTCGGGACGATGTTCGTCGCGGACATCCCGTTCAACGTGTTGACGGGGACGATCACGAGTCTCACCGTCGGGCTCGGGGTGGCGTACAGCATCCACCTCTCGGAGCGGTACAACCAGGAGTTGGAGCGGACCGGCGACGTGTTCGACGCGATGGACCGCACGGTGACCGGCACCGGCGGTGCACTGCTCGGCTCGGCGGCGACGACGGCCGGCGGGTTCGGCGTGTTGGTGTTCGCCATCCTCCCGCCGCTCCAGCAGTTCGGGACGATCACGGCGATGACGATCGTCTACGCGTTCCTCGCGTCCGTGTTGATCCTCCCGAGTATGCTCGTCGTCTGGACGAGCTACGTCGGGCCGGACTGGGCGGCTGCCCAGATCCGCGGCGAAGAGCCCGACGACGGACCGGGCACCGTCCCGACCGGCGCGGCGGTGGCCGAAGCCGCCGAGACCGCCGGGACCGACGGACGTGAGAGGACGAGTGGTCCCGCCGAGCAGTCCGACGGCACACTCGGCGGTGGCACGGCGGAGGACGGCGCCACCGCGGACGCCGGGGCGACGGCGGACGGCCGGACTGCCGCAGTCTCGGAGACGCCCGCGGACACCGCGGTCTCGGAGGCTCCCGCAGACGGGACGGTGGCGGAGGCGTCCACAGACGCCGCAGCCGCCGAGCCGACGACGGACGCGACCGAGGCCGCCGACGCACGCCCGGTGGCCGGCGAGTGGGACGACGCGGAGTTCGTCCCGGCCGCGGTCGTCGCGGGCGAGCCGCACGCGCGCCGCGAGGTGGCGACGACACACGTCGCGCCAGGGTCGTCCGTGACGGCGACGATCACCGTCTCGGAGGGTGACGGGCGGTTCCTCCTCCGGGAACGGTGCGCGGGGCCGACGCTGTCGGTCGTCGAGGCGACGCCCGAGCCGGTCGACGTGTTCGAGCGCGACTCGGAGCTGGGTGTCGCCTGGGAGACGAGCGGCGAGGCGACGCTCCGCTACGAGATCCACGTCCCCGAGGACGCGGCCGACGGGACGGCCTACTCGTTGGACGGGACGCTGTCGACGGACACCGAGGACCGGACGGTCGTTGGCGAGGACACGGTCCAGGTCGTCGCGAACCTCTTCGAACGGATCGTCTCCGCGGGGACGGTGTCGGACGCGGACCTCCGACTCGCCCGCGAGCGGTACGAGGACGACTCGCTGTCGGAGGCGCAGTTCGACCGCGTCTACCGCGCGTGGCTCCGCGACGGCGGCAGCGACACGCCGGAACTCGCCGAGGGACCGACGAGTGACGACACGAGTGAGACGGACACGTCCGGAGGTGCGGGGTGA
- a CDS encoding GHMP kinase has protein sequence MTEPPTDDPERPTADGSTATRERSAADDPASATAHAPGSVTLAFAPVADGTGSRGISLATADGVTATVTPAAETAVTLDGTTTTFEPVAGVLDGLGVDAHVALEAATPVGAGFGASGAATLATALAADAAFGLDRDRAALVEAAHRAEVAAGTGLGDVFVQDRGGMAYDVGDGRQRQGRTDEVWYASHGGVATASVLDDEAALDRVREAAAETFAAFDPAAPLSATVTEAWQFARRTGLATEWVRETVDRVEAAGGVATMAMVGETVVAVASPSDEDRSSGDGWPPDDFSRTQIADTGARVLDRP, from the coding sequence GTGACGGAGCCACCGACGGACGACCCCGAACGGCCGACCGCAGACGGGTCGACGGCGACGCGTGAGAGGAGCGCTGCCGACGACCCGGCGAGTGCGACCGCTCACGCCCCGGGGAGCGTGACACTCGCGTTCGCGCCGGTCGCGGACGGCACCGGCTCGCGCGGGATCAGTCTCGCCACCGCGGACGGGGTGACGGCGACGGTGACGCCCGCCGCCGAGACGGCGGTGACGCTCGACGGGACGACGACGACGTTCGAACCGGTCGCGGGTGTCCTCGACGGACTCGGCGTCGACGCACACGTCGCGCTCGAGGCCGCGACACCCGTCGGCGCGGGGTTCGGAGCCAGTGGCGCGGCGACGCTGGCGACGGCGCTCGCGGCCGACGCCGCGTTCGGACTGGACCGCGACCGCGCGGCGCTGGTCGAGGCGGCACACCGCGCGGAGGTCGCCGCCGGCACCGGGTTGGGCGACGTGTTCGTCCAAGACCGTGGTGGGATGGCCTACGACGTGGGCGACGGCCGCCAGCGCCAGGGCCGGACCGACGAGGTGTGGTACGCCTCCCACGGCGGCGTGGCGACGGCGTCGGTACTCGACGACGAGGCGGCGCTCGACCGCGTCCGCGAGGCGGCCGCCGAGACGTTCGCCGCGTTCGACCCCGCGGCACCGCTGTCGGCGACCGTCACCGAGGCGTGGCAGTTCGCTCGTCGCACCGGACTGGCGACCGAGTGGGTCCGCGAGACGGTCGACCGCGTCGAGGCCGCCGGCGGCGTCGCGACGATGGCGATGGTCGGCGAGACCGTCGTGGCCGTCGCCTCGCCCTCCGACGAGGACCGCTCGTCGGGCGACGGCTGGCCCCCGGACGACTTCTCTCGGACGCAGATCGCCGACACCGGCGCACGTGTGCTCGACCGACCCTGA
- a CDS encoding ABC transporter permease — MTVEVIAKKDFEDAVRSWWVLGLTALFVAFAAAIMAIGSQFLANEGNTFTSDAVLGFMNGGFTTWFVPLIALVVAYNAVVGERESGSLKLLLSLPHSRADVVAGKVIGRSAAVGFPLFVGFLVPALIAAIGPLALSPLTYVGYLLLMIVLATVYVAIAVGFSAAVGSGKLAVGGAIGVYFVFTVVFGGVRTALPFVLGIGGGPDWLPIPVGDLQLLMQLLNPSGAFKIVSSEFLAGNLFAQSVEAGQQAFQLSTELAAVVMLAAWILLPPLLGLLRFEAADL; from the coding sequence GTGACCGTCGAAGTGATCGCGAAGAAGGACTTCGAGGACGCGGTGCGGTCGTGGTGGGTACTCGGGTTGACTGCGCTGTTCGTGGCGTTCGCGGCCGCCATCATGGCGATCGGGTCGCAGTTCCTCGCGAACGAGGGGAACACGTTCACCTCGGACGCGGTCCTCGGGTTCATGAACGGTGGGTTCACGACCTGGTTCGTGCCGTTGATCGCGCTGGTAGTCGCGTACAACGCGGTCGTCGGCGAACGCGAGTCGGGGTCGTTGAAGCTCCTCCTGTCGTTGCCCCACTCGCGGGCGGACGTGGTCGCCGGGAAGGTGATCGGCCGGAGTGCGGCCGTCGGCTTCCCGCTGTTCGTCGGCTTCCTGGTCCCGGCACTGATCGCGGCGATCGGGCCGTTGGCGTTGAGCCCGCTGACCTACGTCGGCTACCTGCTGTTGATGATCGTGTTGGCGACCGTCTACGTCGCCATCGCCGTCGGGTTCTCGGCGGCGGTCGGCTCGGGGAAACTCGCCGTCGGTGGCGCGATCGGCGTCTACTTCGTGTTCACGGTCGTGTTCGGGGGTGTCAGGACCGCGCTCCCGTTCGTGCTCGGGATCGGCGGCGGGCCCGACTGGCTGCCGATCCCGGTCGGTGACCTCCAGTTGCTGATGCAGTTGCTCAACCCGAGTGGGGCGTTCAAGATCGTCTCGAGTGAGTTCCTCGCCGGGAACCTCTTCGCGCAGAGCGTCGAGGCCGGCCAACAGGCGTTCCAACTCTCGACGGAGTTGGCCGCCGTCGTGATGCTGGCCGCCTGGATCCTGCTGCCGCCGCTACTGGGGCTGTTGCGCTTCGAGGCGGCAGACCTCTAA